The following proteins come from a genomic window of Sinorhizobium fredii NGR234:
- a CDS encoding gluconokinase produces the protein MSTAASPHPSDFPRRMVLMGVAGCGKSSVGAALATRIGAVYFDGDDLHPAENIAKMSKGTPLDDADRWPWLTRVGEALAAGTGPTIIGCSALKRAYRTHIARTAGEPVTFIHLAGTRDVIEKRMKERQGHFMPPALLDSQFAALEPPGPDENAISVDIDQPLEAVVEAIAVQLGGLRK, from the coding sequence ATGTCGACGGCGGCATCACCGCATCCCTCTGATTTCCCCCGGCGCATGGTGCTGATGGGCGTTGCCGGCTGCGGCAAGTCCTCGGTCGGCGCGGCGCTGGCCACGCGTATCGGCGCCGTCTATTTCGACGGCGACGACCTGCACCCGGCGGAAAATATCGCCAAGATGAGCAAGGGTACCCCGCTTGACGACGCCGACCGATGGCCCTGGCTGACCCGCGTCGGCGAGGCGCTTGCAGCCGGCACCGGACCGACGATCATCGGCTGCTCGGCGCTGAAGCGCGCCTACCGCACGCATATTGCCCGCACGGCAGGCGAGCCTGTCACTTTCATCCATCTGGCAGGCACAAGGGACGTCATCGAGAAGCGCATGAAGGAGCGGCAGGGGCATTTCATGCCGCCGGCGCTGCTTGACAGCCAGTTCGCGGCGCTCGAGCCGCCGGGACCGGACGAAAATGCCATCAGCGTCGACATCGACCAGCCGCTCGAGGCGGTCGTCGAGGCGATCGCTGTCCAACTGGGAGGACTGCGTAAATGA
- a CDS encoding L-idonate 5-dehydrogenase yields the protein MKAIVVHGAKDLRIEERSVEAPGAGEVRLRLAVGGVCGSDLHYYNHGGFGTVRLREPMILGHEVSAYVEALGAGVEGLNVGQLVAVSPSRPCRSCRYCQEGLHNQCLNMRFYGSAMPFPHIQGAFREVLIADAIQCVPADGLTPGEAALGEPLAVTLHATCRAGEMLGKRVLVTGCGPIGVLSILAARRAGAAEIVATDLSDFTLALARKVGADRVINMKNEPDALTPYGADKGSFDVLYECSGAAPALAAGIAALRPRGVIIQLGLGGDMSLPMMAITAKELELRGSFRFHEEFATGVGLMQKGLIDVKPLITHTVPLTEAVTAFELASDRSQAMKAQIAFS from the coding sequence ATGAAAGCCATCGTCGTTCATGGCGCAAAGGATCTGCGCATCGAGGAGCGGTCAGTCGAGGCACCGGGCGCCGGCGAAGTCCGGCTTCGCCTCGCCGTTGGCGGCGTCTGCGGCAGCGACCTGCACTATTACAATCACGGCGGCTTCGGCACGGTGCGGCTGCGCGAGCCGATGATCCTCGGCCACGAGGTCTCGGCCTATGTGGAGGCGCTCGGAGCCGGCGTCGAGGGGCTGAACGTCGGCCAACTCGTCGCCGTGTCGCCGTCGCGGCCATGCCGGTCCTGCCGCTATTGCCAGGAAGGGCTGCACAACCAGTGCCTCAACATGCGCTTCTACGGCAGCGCCATGCCCTTTCCGCATATCCAGGGCGCCTTCCGCGAGGTGCTTATCGCCGATGCCATCCAATGCGTGCCGGCCGATGGCCTGACGCCCGGCGAAGCGGCGCTCGGCGAACCGCTGGCGGTGACGCTGCATGCGACGTGCCGGGCGGGCGAAATGCTCGGCAAGCGGGTTCTCGTCACCGGCTGCGGGCCGATCGGAGTGCTCTCGATTCTCGCGGCGCGCCGTGCCGGCGCGGCCGAGATCGTCGCGACCGATCTTTCCGACTTCACCCTGGCGCTCGCCAGAAAGGTCGGCGCGGATCGTGTCATCAACATGAAGAACGAGCCGGATGCGCTCACACCCTATGGCGCCGACAAGGGCAGCTTCGACGTTCTCTACGAATGCTCCGGTGCCGCGCCGGCGCTTGCCGCCGGCATCGCCGCGCTGCGCCCGCGCGGGGTCATCATCCAGCTCGGGCTCGGCGGCGACATGAGCCTGCCGATGATGGCGATCACCGCCAAGGAACTCGAACTGCGCGGCTCCTTCCGCTTCCACGAAGAGTTCGCGACGGGCGTCGGGCTGATGCAGAAGGGGCTGATCGACGTCAAGCCGCTGATCACGCACACGGTGCCGCTCACCGAAGCGGTTACCGCCTTCGAGCTGGCAAGCGACCGCAGCCAGGCGATGAAAGCGCA
- a CDS encoding 2-hydroxyacid dehydrogenase, with product MTKPHILQVGPYPEWDEVPLNEAFTVHRYFDAADKARFLAEVGPSVKGIATRGELGATRAMIEACSGLEVISVYGVGFDAVDLAACRERGIRVTNTPDVLTNDVADLGVAMMLCLSRGMIGAESWVKDGSWAAKGLYPLKRRVWGRRAGVLGLGRIGYEVAKRLKGFDLEIAYSDVEAKPYASEWEYIADPVALAERSDFLFVTLAASVATRHIVGREVIAALGAEGMLINISRASNIDEEALLEALENRTLGSAALDVFEGEPALNPRFLALDNVLLQPHHASGTIETRKAMGQLVRDNLAAHFAGKPLPTPVL from the coding sequence TTGACCAAGCCCCATATTCTCCAGGTCGGCCCCTATCCTGAGTGGGACGAGGTGCCGCTGAACGAAGCCTTTACCGTGCATCGCTACTTCGATGCCGCCGACAAGGCGCGGTTCCTCGCCGAGGTCGGCCCGAGCGTCAAAGGGATCGCCACGCGCGGTGAGCTCGGCGCAACCCGCGCGATGATCGAGGCCTGCTCGGGGCTCGAAGTCATCTCCGTCTATGGCGTCGGCTTCGATGCCGTCGACCTTGCCGCCTGCCGCGAACGCGGCATCCGCGTCACCAACACGCCGGACGTTTTGACCAACGACGTCGCCGATCTCGGCGTGGCGATGATGCTCTGCCTGTCGCGCGGCATGATCGGTGCGGAAAGCTGGGTGAAGGACGGCAGCTGGGCGGCCAAGGGCCTCTATCCGCTGAAGCGGCGTGTCTGGGGCCGGCGCGCCGGCGTGCTCGGCCTCGGCCGGATCGGCTACGAGGTCGCCAAGCGCCTCAAGGGCTTCGACCTGGAGATCGCCTATTCCGATGTGGAAGCGAAGCCTTATGCATCCGAATGGGAATATATCGCCGATCCGGTGGCGCTTGCCGAACGGTCGGACTTCCTCTTCGTCACGCTCGCCGCTTCCGTCGCGACGCGCCACATCGTCGGCCGCGAGGTGATCGCCGCACTCGGAGCCGAGGGCATGCTGATCAACATATCCCGCGCCTCCAACATCGACGAAGAGGCGCTGCTCGAGGCGCTGGAAAACAGGACGCTCGGCTCTGCGGCGCTCGACGTCTTCGAGGGCGAGCCGGCGTTGAACCCGCGCTTTCTTGCCCTCGACAACGTGCTGCTCCAGCCGCACCATGCCTCGGGCACGATCGAGACGCGCAAGGCCATGGGCCAGCTGGTGCGCGACAATCTCGCCGCGCATTTTGCCGGCAAGCCGCTGCCGACGCCCGTATTGTAA
- a CDS encoding SDR family oxidoreductase — protein MALELFDLKGRQALVTGSSQGIGFALARGLADAGAEVVLNGRDETKLAEAAGRIPGAKKLAFDATDHEAARSAVDGFEADVGPIDILVNNAGMQHRSPLEEFPADAFEKLLRTNISTVFNVGQAVARHMIKRGAGKIINIASVQTALARPSIAPYTATKGAVGNLTKGMATDWAKYGLQCNAIAPGYFDTPLNAALVADPDFSAWLERRTPAGRWGKVEELVGACVFLASDASSFVNGHVLYVDGGITASL, from the coding sequence TTGGCCCTCGAACTATTCGATCTGAAAGGCCGGCAGGCGCTCGTCACCGGCTCGTCGCAGGGCATCGGCTTTGCGCTCGCCCGCGGCCTCGCCGATGCCGGGGCGGAAGTCGTCCTCAACGGGCGGGATGAGACAAAGCTCGCCGAGGCCGCGGGACGCATCCCCGGCGCGAAAAAGCTCGCCTTCGACGCGACCGACCATGAGGCGGCGCGCAGCGCCGTCGATGGCTTCGAGGCCGACGTCGGGCCTATCGACATTCTCGTCAACAATGCCGGCATGCAGCACCGCTCGCCGCTCGAGGAGTTTCCCGCCGATGCCTTCGAAAAGCTGCTCAGGACCAACATATCGACGGTCTTCAACGTCGGCCAGGCGGTGGCGCGGCACATGATCAAGCGCGGCGCCGGCAAGATCATCAACATCGCCAGCGTCCAGACGGCGCTGGCCCGTCCGAGCATCGCTCCCTACACCGCCACCAAGGGCGCGGTCGGCAATCTCACCAAGGGGATGGCGACCGACTGGGCGAAATACGGGTTGCAGTGCAACGCCATCGCGCCGGGCTATTTCGATACGCCGCTCAACGCTGCCCTGGTCGCCGATCCGGATTTCTCGGCCTGGCTCGAAAGACGCACCCCGGCCGGCCGCTGGGGCAAGGTTGAAGAACTGGTCGGCGCCTGTGTCTTCCTCGCCTCGGACGCTTCCTCTTTCGTGAACGGACACGTGCTCTATGTCGACGGCGGCATCACCGCATCCCTCTGA